Proteins from a genomic interval of Candidatus Nanosynbacter sp. HMT-352:
- a CDS encoding ABC transporter permease, translating into MKILVKNHFENATQALRANRGRTFLTIVGVAIGIASITMVLSLAGGFNHLFGDNSNQSDTPVAIVKSGNQKAVPNLLTESDNTTTVNTLTETDTRDIGKIANTKAAPIAFLHAELRAREGKVDIQNAALIGSTESLKDVANLQIATGQFINDIGGVVVGQQLSVDLFGTERSIGNVIYIRNQPLTVVGVLKNIENPASYLDVNFNNAAIIPLSVIKKFTQGTPQIQQIIVTTKDHKNLNSVIKSADDILKKNHDSDKNYRIVSGEEINEKKSNVARFLSIILTVIGIISLLIGGIGVMNVMLVNVAERQREVGVRRAVGATGWDIINQFLIEAAIIGFLGGILGYGLGLAGAYIASLYLPLTPYIYWQTAVLSIGLSIIIGVISGVYPAARATRRDPIESLRY; encoded by the coding sequence GTGAAAATATTAGTAAAAAATCATTTTGAGAACGCTACTCAGGCGCTACGAGCTAATCGTGGACGAACATTTTTGACAATTGTAGGCGTAGCTATTGGCATCGCCAGCATCACCATGGTTCTATCTCTAGCTGGCGGATTTAATCACCTATTCGGCGACAATTCCAACCAATCAGACACTCCTGTCGCCATTGTTAAGTCTGGCAATCAAAAAGCCGTTCCGAATCTGCTGACCGAATCCGACAACACGACGACGGTCAACACATTGACTGAAACGGACACCAGAGATATAGGAAAAATTGCCAATACGAAAGCCGCGCCAATTGCTTTCCTGCACGCCGAGCTGCGCGCCCGCGAAGGTAAAGTCGATATCCAAAACGCCGCGTTAATCGGCAGTACGGAATCGCTAAAAGACGTCGCCAATTTGCAAATTGCTACTGGACAATTTATCAACGACATCGGCGGAGTTGTTGTCGGTCAGCAATTGTCGGTCGATTTGTTCGGCACCGAAAGGTCCATCGGAAACGTTATTTACATCCGAAATCAACCGTTAACTGTTGTTGGCGTGTTAAAAAATATTGAAAATCCAGCCAGTTATTTGGACGTGAATTTTAATAACGCCGCCATTATTCCATTGTCCGTGATTAAAAAATTCACCCAAGGAACGCCGCAAATTCAGCAAATCATCGTGACTACCAAAGATCATAAAAATCTCAATTCAGTCATAAAATCGGCTGACGATATTTTGAAGAAGAATCATGATAGCGATAAGAATTATCGAATCGTTTCTGGCGAAGAGATAAACGAAAAGAAGTCTAATGTCGCGAGGTTTCTCTCGATAATCTTAACTGTCATCGGCATTATTTCTCTGTTAATTGGTGGAATAGGCGTCATGAACGTGATGCTTGTCAATGTCGCTGAGCGTCAGCGTGAAGTCGGCGTCAGACGAGCCGTCGGCGCCACAGGCTGGGACATCATCAATCAATTCTTAATCGAGGCAGCGATCATAGGATTCCTCGGCGGAATATTGGGCTACGGGTTAGGCTTGGCGGGAGCTTATATTGCCAGCTTATACTTGCCGCTCACGCCTTATATTTATTGGCAAACAGCCGTCTTATCAATTGGACTATCAATAATCATCGGCGTAATTTCTGGCGTATATCCAGCAGCCCGCGCCACCAGACGCGACCCAATCGAATCTCTACGATATTAA
- a CDS encoding ABC transporter ATP-binding protein, translating into MKETIPPRIRLVNVTKKFGFGDAEIRALDNVDLTVKKGEFIAIMGPSGCGKTTLLNTLGLLDQPSEGEYYLDDVAVDNLSSRRRAKIRSKHIGFVFQNFNLIPRLTVIENVALPLTYKGLGKVKRLQEASRILKTFHLGQREYYMPHQLSGGQVQRVAIARALVNSPSIILADEPTGNLDSKSSHLIMEELSDLHRRGNTIIMVTHNPELTHYASRVITMLDGKIDTDEHKEKRKFTKKLIVDDEKEEKPKKQKSSKKSRAKKS; encoded by the coding sequence ATGAAAGAAACTATTCCACCACGTATTAGGCTTGTTAATGTCACCAAAAAATTTGGCTTTGGTGATGCTGAGATTCGTGCCTTAGATAACGTCGATTTAACCGTTAAAAAGGGCGAGTTTATTGCTATTATGGGACCAAGCGGTTGCGGAAAAACTACTTTATTAAACACCCTTGGACTATTAGACCAGCCGTCAGAGGGCGAATATTATCTGGACGATGTCGCTGTCGATAATCTCAGCTCACGACGACGCGCCAAAATTCGCTCCAAACACATCGGCTTCGTTTTCCAGAATTTCAATCTTATCCCTCGCCTGACTGTAATTGAAAACGTGGCGTTGCCGTTAACGTATAAAGGACTCGGGAAAGTCAAACGGCTTCAGGAAGCTAGCCGCATTTTGAAAACTTTTCATCTGGGACAGCGCGAATATTATATGCCGCATCAATTATCTGGCGGTCAGGTTCAGCGCGTAGCAATTGCCAGAGCGTTGGTTAATAGCCCGTCAATTATCTTAGCCGACGAACCAACAGGAAATTTGGATAGCAAATCGAGTCATCTCATTATGGAAGAATTGTCCGACCTACATCGTCGCGGCAATACTATAATTATGGTTACTCACAACCCAGAATTGACTCATTATGCCAGTCGCGTCATCACTATGTTGGACGGAAAAATCGACACCGACGAACATAAGGAAAAGCGCAAGTTCACTAAGAAGTTAATTGTAGACGATGAAAAAGAAGAAAAACCTAAGAAGCAAAAATCTTCAAAGAAATCGAGGGCGAAAAAATCGTGA
- a CDS encoding ribonucleoside-diphosphate reductase subunit alpha, which produces MKEINVVKRDGTKEPFDANKINTAILKACEGLPDQISKVVQVATELQLTLFDGITTEQLDEAVIQTVLQNVKDDPDYDKIAARLLLKTVYKQILGDYETAEELKKLHAREFPKFVKAAVKEGLLDKRMADGRFDLKKLAAELDPARDDLSKYLGVVTNKNRYALRKQNGSPIETPQFTHMRIAMGLSYNESDPTTAAIEFYNHMSNLEYVPGGSTRVNAGGSFPQLSNCFLLNVDDDMESIAKAVRDTMWIAKGTGGIGIGFTKLRAAGSPVKTTNTESTGPIPFMKMIDTALFAVSRKGKKAGAAAIYMENWHLNFDQFVDLRQNSGDPYLRTRFANTAVFISDEFMKRVEKDQDWYLFDPAETPDLTELYGEAFSARYKEYIKMAEAGKLRTFDKVPARQQFKRILTSLQATSHPWLTWKDTINVRALNNNTGTIHLSNLCTEITLPQDKNNIATCNLVSINLSAFLSEDKTWDWDRLKEAARAAVRQLDNLCDITQTPIPEAMHSNQQTRAIGLGIMGLSDVLEKLGYCYESKEAYDLVDQLTEFISYHAIDQSADLAKELGSYPTFAGSGWSKGILPIDTVDKLSKDRGVKVKIDQKTRLDWDGLRKKVKKGMRNATLMAIAPTANIGHVAGTTPGIDPQFAQIFSRSTLNGKFLEVNHNLVRDLKKLGLWDNLKDEIFAAQGDIQDIDGIPQNIKDVYKTSFQLSPYAFIEVAARAQKWVDQAISRNMYLETRDIDEYVKIYSEAWKRGLKTTYYLHVKPRHQSEQTTVSVDKIAEQKVRTNSKVRGFGFAKINK; this is translated from the coding sequence GTGAAAGAAATTAACGTAGTTAAACGTGACGGAACAAAAGAGCCGTTTGATGCAAATAAAATTAATACGGCTATTTTAAAGGCATGCGAGGGCTTGCCGGACCAAATCTCTAAGGTCGTTCAGGTGGCAACTGAATTGCAATTGACGCTATTTGATGGAATTACAACCGAACAGCTAGACGAGGCTGTCATTCAAACGGTGCTCCAAAATGTTAAAGATGATCCAGATTACGATAAAATCGCGGCACGATTATTACTGAAAACTGTCTATAAGCAGATTTTGGGCGATTACGAGACGGCGGAAGAATTGAAAAAGCTTCATGCGCGCGAATTCCCGAAGTTCGTTAAGGCGGCGGTGAAAGAAGGATTGTTGGATAAGCGCATGGCTGACGGTCGATTTGACTTGAAAAAGCTGGCGGCGGAACTTGATCCAGCACGTGATGATTTGAGTAAATATTTGGGTGTGGTGACTAATAAAAATCGCTATGCTCTTCGCAAGCAAAACGGCTCGCCAATTGAAACACCTCAGTTTACGCACATGCGTATTGCTATGGGACTTAGCTATAACGAATCTGACCCAACGACTGCAGCGATTGAGTTTTATAATCACATGAGTAATTTGGAGTACGTTCCGGGTGGTTCGACGCGAGTTAATGCTGGAGGTTCGTTCCCGCAGCTCAGTAACTGTTTCTTGCTTAATGTCGATGATGATATGGAATCAATTGCTAAGGCTGTTCGCGACACAATGTGGATCGCTAAAGGCACGGGCGGAATTGGCATTGGTTTTACGAAGCTACGTGCGGCGGGTAGTCCAGTTAAAACCACCAACACTGAATCGACTGGACCGATTCCATTTATGAAGATGATTGATACGGCGCTTTTTGCGGTTTCTCGTAAGGGTAAAAAGGCTGGTGCGGCTGCAATTTACATGGAAAACTGGCACCTGAATTTTGATCAATTTGTCGATCTTCGTCAAAACTCTGGCGATCCATATTTACGAACCAGATTTGCAAATACCGCGGTATTTATCTCTGACGAATTTATGAAGCGAGTAGAAAAAGACCAAGATTGGTATTTGTTTGATCCAGCGGAAACTCCAGATTTGACGGAATTATATGGTGAAGCGTTTTCGGCGCGATATAAAGAATATATCAAGATGGCGGAAGCTGGGAAGTTGCGAACGTTTGATAAAGTTCCAGCTCGTCAGCAATTTAAGCGCATTTTGACTAGCCTACAAGCAACTTCGCATCCGTGGCTAACTTGGAAAGATACAATTAACGTGCGTGCGTTAAATAACAATACGGGCACAATTCACCTCAGTAACTTGTGTACGGAAATTACATTGCCGCAGGATAAAAACAATATTGCGACGTGTAATTTGGTGAGTATCAATTTGTCGGCGTTTCTTAGCGAGGATAAGACTTGGGATTGGGACAGATTGAAAGAGGCGGCTCGTGCGGCTGTGCGACAATTGGACAATTTGTGTGACATCACTCAAACGCCAATTCCAGAAGCGATGCATTCGAATCAGCAAACTCGAGCGATTGGCCTTGGGATTATGGGTCTTTCTGACGTGCTGGAAAAGTTGGGCTATTGCTACGAATCGAAAGAAGCGTATGATTTGGTTGATCAATTGACGGAGTTCATTAGCTACCATGCCATTGATCAATCGGCTGATTTGGCAAAAGAACTGGGCAGCTATCCAACATTCGCGGGTAGTGGTTGGAGCAAGGGAATTCTTCCAATTGATACGGTTGATAAGCTATCAAAAGATCGCGGCGTGAAGGTGAAAATAGATCAAAAGACGCGACTGGACTGGGATGGTTTGCGAAAGAAGGTGAAGAAGGGAATGCGAAATGCGACGTTGATGGCAATTGCGCCGACGGCTAACATTGGTCACGTGGCGGGAACGACCCCTGGAATTGATCCGCAATTTGCGCAGATTTTCAGTCGCTCGACTTTGAATGGTAAGTTTTTGGAAGTGAACCATAATTTAGTTCGCGATTTGAAGAAGCTTGGTTTGTGGGACAATTTGAAGGATGAGATTTTTGCGGCACAGGGCGATATTCAAGATATTGACGGTATTCCTCAGAATATCAAGGATGTTTATAAAACAAGTTTCCAGCTTAGCCCGTACGCGTTTATTGAAGTGGCGGCCAGGGCTCAGAAGTGGGTCGATCAGGCGATTTCTCGAAATATGTACCTGGAGACGCGAGATATTGATGAATATGTGAAGATTTATTCAGAAGCGTGGAAGCGTGGATTAAAGACGACATATTATTTGCATGTTAAGCCGCGTCATCAGTCGGAGCAAACGACAGTTTCAGTTGATAAAATTGCAGAACAAAAAGTCCGCACAAATAGTAAAGTGCGCGGATTTGGATTTGCGAAAATTAATAAATAA